The Devosia sp. SD17-2 genome includes a region encoding these proteins:
- the fliI gene encoding flagellar protein export ATPase FliI, whose translation MKALISAIDAIDDVEVFGRVKSVQGLLIEVVGPVRELRVGGRVMIEGAEGGTLAAEIIGFRDGHALCLPFGELSGVRLGCRAVFKRHDGSVNPAMSWLGRTINANGEPIDGLGPLARGARAYPLRQSPLAAHDRVRVGDPLDLGVRTLNTFTTLCEGQRMGIFAGSGVGKSVLMSMLARNTNVDVSVIGLIGERGREVHEFIQEYLGEEGLKRAVVVVATSDEAALMRRQAAYISLSLSEFFRDEGKRVLCMMDSLTRFAMAQREIGLSIGEPPTAKGYPPTVFTELPRLLERAGPGTPSTGSITGLFTVLVEGDDHNEPIADAVRGILDGHIVMERGIAERGRYPAVNVLRSISRTMPGCVPADFRPVLARARELMSIYSDMEELIRLGAYRKGSDPKVDRAIAINPTLEAFLSQQREETTTIAEGYERLRQIIAEADAQV comes from the coding sequence ATGAAGGCGCTGATCTCGGCTATCGATGCCATAGACGATGTCGAGGTTTTCGGCCGCGTCAAATCCGTGCAGGGACTCCTGATCGAGGTGGTCGGCCCCGTGCGCGAACTGCGCGTTGGCGGCCGGGTCATGATCGAGGGCGCCGAGGGTGGCACGCTCGCGGCCGAGATCATCGGTTTCCGCGACGGCCACGCGCTCTGCCTTCCCTTTGGCGAGCTCAGCGGCGTTCGCCTCGGCTGCAGGGCCGTGTTCAAGCGTCATGACGGCTCGGTCAATCCCGCCATGAGCTGGCTGGGGCGGACCATCAATGCAAATGGCGAACCCATTGATGGTCTGGGCCCCCTCGCGCGCGGTGCGCGTGCCTATCCCTTGCGCCAATCGCCTCTCGCCGCCCACGACCGTGTCCGTGTCGGTGATCCCCTTGATCTTGGCGTGCGCACGCTCAACACCTTCACCACGCTCTGCGAAGGTCAGCGCATGGGCATCTTTGCCGGCTCCGGCGTCGGCAAGTCCGTTCTCATGTCCATGCTGGCGCGCAACACCAATGTCGACGTCTCGGTCATTGGCCTCATCGGCGAGCGCGGCCGCGAGGTGCATGAGTTCATCCAGGAATATCTGGGCGAGGAGGGTCTCAAGCGCGCTGTGGTTGTCGTCGCCACGTCGGACGAGGCTGCGCTCATGCGCCGGCAGGCAGCCTATATCTCGCTCTCGCTCTCGGAGTTTTTTCGGGACGAGGGCAAGCGCGTCCTCTGCATGATGGACAGCCTTACCCGCTTTGCCATGGCGCAGCGTGAAATCGGGCTTTCCATTGGCGAACCCCCCACAGCCAAGGGTTATCCACCGACCGTTTTCACTGAATTGCCCCGTCTTCTCGAGCGTGCCGGCCCTGGCACGCCTTCTACCGGTTCTATTACCGGACTTTTTACCGTTTTGGTGGAAGGTGATGATCACAATGAGCCCATTGCGGACGCCGTACGCGGTATTCTTGATGGGCACATCGTGATGGAGCGCGGTATTGCCGAACGGGGACGCTACCCCGCGGTGAACGTGCTTCGGTCCATCTCGCGCACCATGCCAGGGTGTGTTCCGGCCGATTTTCGGCCGGTTCTGGCGCGTGCGAGGGAGCTCATGTCCATTTATTCGGACATGGAGGAGCTGATCCGGCTGGGGGCTTACCGCAAAGGGTCAGATCCGAAGGTGGACCGTGCCATCGCCATCAATCCCACGCTGGAGGCTTTTTTGAGCCAGCAGAGGGAGGAAACGACGACGATTGCGGAGGGCTATGAACGCCTCCGTCAAATCATCGCCGAGGCTGATGCGCAGGTCTGA
- a CDS encoding PRC-barrel domain-containing protein → MIRTLLTTTAIAVLMGSSAFAQATTTPAPATDGQAVEAPAATDGVTGSDLNTGAAQTTDINEPWDMSAGYVAADTDNLGSRLMGQPVYSSTGDDAEEIGTINDLVFSAEGEITAVVIGVGGFLGIGEKSVAVDFGSLEFTLAADNTERWVLPTTADALTNAPDFVWAEDEPVDVNAGGAMAPAPGAAVTPAPAGDAMAPAPGAVVTPAPAGDAMAPAVTTDNTAAAPGGIVPREGYATIERQALTTDNLTGATVIGPNNEDIAEVGDILLDQSGQIEAMLIDFGGFLGIGQKRVAVGLDNIDFASNENGDIVVHTDFTREQLEAAPEYNEETYATDPAMRVNDTAM, encoded by the coding sequence ATGATCCGCACGCTTTTGACCACTACCGCTATTGCTGTGCTCATGGGGTCGTCCGCCTTCGCACAGGCCACGACGACACCTGCTCCGGCAACCGATGGCCAGGCGGTTGAAGCTCCGGCTGCAACCGATGGCGTGACCGGCAGCGATCTCAATACCGGCGCCGCGCAGACCACCGACATCAACGAGCCTTGGGATATGTCGGCCGGCTATGTGGCCGCAGACACCGACAATCTTGGTTCGCGCCTGATGGGCCAGCCTGTCTATTCCAGCACCGGTGACGATGCTGAGGAAATCGGCACGATCAACGATCTTGTTTTCTCGGCTGAAGGCGAGATCACCGCTGTGGTGATCGGCGTCGGCGGCTTCCTGGGTATCGGTGAAAAGTCGGTCGCCGTGGACTTTGGCTCGCTGGAGTTCACTCTCGCAGCCGACAATACCGAACGCTGGGTGCTTCCCACCACGGCCGACGCGCTGACCAATGCCCCTGACTTCGTCTGGGCCGAGGATGAGCCGGTTGACGTCAATGCTGGCGGCGCCATGGCTCCGGCACCTGGCGCTGCCGTGACCCCTGCCCCGGCGGGTGACGCCATGGCTCCGGCACCTGGCGCTGTCGTGACCCCTGCTCCGGCGGGTGACGCAATGGCTCCCGCGGTGACGACCGACAATACTGCCGCCGCCCCCGGTGGAATTGTTCCGCGTGAAGGCTATGCCACGATCGAGCGTCAGGCCCTGACGACGGATAACCTCACCGGTGCAACCGTGATCGGCCCGAACAACGAAGATATCGCTGAAGTCGGCGACATCCTGCTCGACCAGTCCGGCCAGATCGAAGCCATGCTGATCGACTTCGGTGGCTTCCTCGGGATCGGGCAGAAGCGCGTGGCTGTTGGCCTCGACAACATCGACTTCGCCTCCAATGAGAACGGCGATATCGTGGTCCATACCGACTTTACCCGCGAGCAGCTTGAAGCCGCTCCCGAGTACAACGAAGAGACCTATGCCACCGACCCGGCCATGCGCGTGAACGACACCGCCATGTAA
- a CDS encoding RNA polymerase sigma factor has protein sequence MSNDRSETDRAISAVWRVEQARLIAGLTRLVRDISLAEELAQEALMAALRTWPDRGVPNNPGAWLMQAGKRKAIDYFRHRKMAAGKLEEMGRSLEEDMPDSETTIHEHLDDEVGDDLLRLIFTSCHPILPAESRVALTLRLIGGLTTEEIARAFLANEPTIGQRIVRAKRTIAEAGVPFEVPGGAERTERLSAVLGVLYLIFNEGYAATAGEDWMRPQMCEEAMRLGRILAGLMPDEPEVHGLLALMEIQHSRAAARTNAKGEPVLLLEQNRALWDQLMIRRGMAGLDRVTQLGGATGPYALQAAIAACHARARTAEETDWPRIAALYRVLAGVMPSPVVELNRAVAVSMAEGPDAGLRIIERIAASGTLDNYHLFYGVRGDFLRKLGRHTEANLDFLKAAEMTRNERERSYLRGRAAETSGQDAD, from the coding sequence ATGAGCAACGACCGCAGCGAGACCGACCGCGCCATCAGTGCGGTCTGGCGCGTCGAGCAGGCGCGGCTGATTGCCGGGCTGACGCGGCTCGTACGCGATATTTCGCTGGCAGAGGAACTGGCCCAGGAGGCGCTGATGGCAGCGCTGCGCACCTGGCCGGACCGCGGCGTGCCGAACAATCCGGGCGCCTGGCTGATGCAGGCGGGCAAGCGCAAGGCGATCGACTATTTCCGGCACCGCAAAATGGCGGCTGGCAAGCTCGAGGAAATGGGCAGGAGCCTCGAGGAGGACATGCCCGATAGCGAGACCACGATTCATGAGCATCTCGACGACGAGGTCGGCGACGATCTCCTGCGGCTGATTTTTACCTCCTGCCACCCCATCCTGCCGGCCGAAAGCCGTGTGGCGCTGACCCTGCGGCTGATCGGCGGGCTCACCACCGAGGAGATCGCGCGGGCGTTTCTGGCCAATGAGCCGACCATCGGCCAGCGCATCGTGAGGGCCAAGCGGACTATCGCGGAAGCCGGGGTGCCGTTTGAAGTGCCCGGCGGGGCGGAACGGACCGAGCGGCTCTCGGCGGTGCTCGGCGTGCTCTATCTTATTTTCAACGAGGGCTATGCGGCCACCGCGGGCGAGGACTGGATGCGGCCGCAAATGTGCGAGGAGGCCATGCGCCTGGGGCGCATTCTCGCCGGACTGATGCCAGACGAGCCGGAGGTGCACGGGCTCCTCGCGCTCATGGAAATCCAGCATTCGCGCGCTGCTGCACGGACCAATGCCAAGGGCGAGCCGGTGCTGCTGCTCGAACAGAACCGGGCGCTGTGGGACCAGCTGATGATCCGCCGGGGCATGGCCGGGCTCGATCGGGTGACGCAACTGGGCGGGGCGACCGGGCCCTATGCGCTGCAGGCGGCGATTGCGGCGTGCCACGCGCGGGCGCGCACGGCTGAGGAAACGGACTGGCCGCGCATTGCCGCGCTCTATCGGGTGCTCGCCGGGGTGATGCCCTCCCCCGTGGTCGAGCTCAATCGGGCGGTTGCGGTGTCGATGGCGGAGGGGCCGGATGCGGGGCTGCGCATCATCGAGCGGATCGCTGCAAGCGGCACGCTCGACAATTATCACCTGTTCTACGGGGTGCGCGGGGATTTCCTGCGCAAGCTAGGACGCCATACCGAGGCCAATCTCGATTTCCTCAAGGCCGCGGAAATGACGCGCAACGAGCGTGAACGCTCCTATCTCAGGGGACGAGCGGCGGAAACGTCCGGGCAGGACGCCGACTGA
- a CDS encoding GNAT family N-acetyltransferase, with amino-acid sequence MDQITILRAPVFSTLCNAAFRLRRAVFVWEQKVPEEEEHDSYDLTATHIVAVAEGEVVGTLRLIAMDEHIKIGRVAVDGQWRGKGIARKMITAAQDYCRTQGRDRFFLTAQSDKLVLYEKLGFVAFGPEFMDGGMPHRAMRDYDKDSAILVD; translated from the coding sequence ATGGACCAGATCACCATTCTTCGCGCACCCGTTTTTTCCACATTGTGCAACGCCGCCTTCCGGCTGCGACGCGCCGTCTTCGTCTGGGAGCAGAAGGTTCCCGAGGAAGAAGAGCACGACAGCTATGACCTCACCGCCACCCATATCGTGGCGGTGGCGGAGGGCGAGGTCGTGGGCACGCTTCGCCTCATCGCCATGGATGAACACATCAAGATCGGCCGCGTGGCTGTGGACGGACAGTGGCGCGGCAAGGGCATCGCGCGGAAGATGATCACCGCGGCGCAGGACTACTGCCGGACGCAGGGCCGGGACCGGTTTTTCCTCACAGCCCAGTCGGACAAGCTGGTGCTCTATGAAAAGCTCGGCTTCGTCGCTTTTGGCCCGGAATTCATGGATGGCGGCATGCCGCATCGGGCGATGCGCGACTATGACAAGGACAGCGCCATCCTCGTCGATTAA
- a CDS encoding DUF1134 domain-containing protein, whose translation MLKRLARIATLIIAFALPAAPVMAQGSLSDTYSGEELVESGREFFGSAAQGLASVVERAVSQFGLPNGYVLGEEAGGALFVGAKYGEGTLHTRNAGQYSLFWQGPSIGFDVGGDGSKVMMLVYNLNTIQDILGRYPGVDGSAYVFGGLGMTVVKRGNVVVVPIRSGVGARLGINVGYLNFTNQPTWNPF comes from the coding sequence ATGCTGAAGCGTCTGGCCCGGATCGCTACCCTGATTATCGCCTTTGCCTTGCCGGCTGCCCCGGTGATGGCCCAGGGATCGCTGAGCGACACCTATTCCGGTGAAGAACTGGTCGAAAGCGGCCGCGAATTTTTTGGCTCTGCCGCGCAGGGCCTTGCCTCGGTGGTGGAGCGGGCTGTCAGCCAGTTCGGCCTGCCCAATGGCTATGTGCTCGGCGAAGAAGCCGGTGGCGCACTTTTTGTCGGCGCCAAATACGGTGAAGGCACGCTCCACACCCGCAATGCCGGGCAGTACTCGCTGTTCTGGCAGGGTCCAAGCATCGGCTTTGACGTCGGCGGGGACGGCTCGAAAGTGATGATGCTGGTCTATAACCTCAACACCATCCAGGACATCCTGGGCCGTTATCCCGGCGTTGATGGTTCGGCCTATGTCTTCGGCGGGCTTGGCATGACGGTGGTCAAGCGCGGCAATGTGGTGGTCGTGCCCATCCGCTCCGGCGTTGGCGCGCGGCTCGGCATCAATGTGGGCTATCTCAACTTCACCAACCAGCCCACCTGGAACCCGTTCTGA
- a CDS encoding response regulator transcription factor, translated as MRVLLIEDDSATAQSIELMLKSESFNVYTTDLGEEGVDLGKLYDYDIILLDLNLPDMSGYEVLRTLRVAKVQTPILILSGLAGIEDKVRGLGFGADDYMTKPFHKDELVARIHAIVRRSKGHAQSVISTGDLMVNLDTKTVEVQGARVHLTGKEYQMLELLSLRKGTTLTKEMFLNHLYGGMDEPELKIIDVFICKLRKKLSVATGGKNYIETVWGRGYVLREPDADEGYSENVA; from the coding sequence ATGCGGGTACTCCTTATTGAGGACGATAGCGCGACTGCGCAGAGCATCGAACTGATGCTCAAGTCCGAAAGTTTTAACGTCTACACCACCGATCTGGGTGAGGAAGGCGTCGATCTCGGTAAACTATACGACTACGATATCATTTTGCTCGACCTTAACCTTCCCGACATGAGCGGGTACGAGGTGCTGCGCACGCTGCGCGTGGCCAAGGTCCAGACACCAATCCTGATCCTCTCCGGCCTCGCCGGCATTGAGGACAAGGTTCGCGGGCTCGGCTTCGGTGCCGACGACTACATGACCAAGCCGTTCCACAAGGACGAACTCGTGGCCCGCATCCACGCCATCGTCCGTCGCTCGAAGGGCCATGCCCAGTCGGTGATTTCGACGGGCGATCTGATGGTCAACCTCGACACCAAGACCGTCGAAGTCCAGGGCGCACGGGTGCACCTGACGGGCAAGGAATACCAGATGCTGGAGCTGCTTTCGCTCCGCAAGGGTACGACGCTGACCAAGGAAATGTTCCTCAACCATCTTTATGGTGGCATGGACGAGCCCGAACTCAAGATCATCGACGTGTTCATCTGCAAGCTGCGCAAGAAGCTCTCTGTTGCGACCGGCGGCAAGAACTACATCGAAACCGTCTGGGGCCGCGGCTATGTGCTGCGCGAGCCCGACGCGGACGAAGGCTACAGCGAAAACGTCGCCTGA
- a CDS encoding YHS domain-containing (seleno)protein, with translation MTHISKQILTMLALLLPLLGLFAAMVQTAQAQSVVSYIVTDPLTGVAIGGMDPVSYFTDPAPLPGRPEFETEWMGAPWHFANAANLENFKRAPEIYVPQYGGHGAMSMARGFVSDSDPAIYTVFKQRLFLFYSASNREAFLLSPDAAARQGLANWPALSKTLSTR, from the coding sequence ATGACGCATATCTCTAAACAAATCTTAACCATGCTGGCCCTGTTGCTGCCGCTATTGGGCCTCTTTGCCGCCATGGTTCAGACCGCGCAGGCCCAGTCGGTGGTGAGCTATATCGTCACTGATCCGCTGACGGGCGTGGCAATCGGCGGCATGGATCCGGTGTCCTATTTTACTGATCCGGCCCCTCTGCCGGGTCGGCCGGAATTTGAGACCGAATGGATGGGTGCCCCCTGGCACTTCGCCAACGCGGCCAATCTTGAAAACTTCAAGCGTGCCCCGGAAATCTATGTGCCTCAATATGGTGGCCATGGCGCGATGAGCATGGCGCGCGGCTTCGTGTCCGATTCAGACCCGGCGATCTACACCGTCTTCAAGCAGCGGCTGTTCCTGTTTTACTCGGCTTCTAACCGTGAAGCCTTCCTCCTGTCGCCCGATGCAGCAGCCCGCCAGGGGCTGGCCAATTGGCCGGCATTGTCCAAAACACTTTCCACCCGGTAG
- the fliJ gene encoding flagellar export protein FliJ gives MKSRSESLIRLKKFTVDEKRRQVMQIEMMVADFERMAAELDQQIEIEQNKTGISDVAHFAYSTFAKAALQRRDNLLASANDMRGKLETAQDELAEALEDLKKVELLDQREHQRERDEQNKLEQEGYDEVARLRHRGR, from the coding sequence TTGAAATCGCGCAGCGAGAGTCTCATCAGGCTCAAGAAGTTCACGGTGGACGAGAAGCGCCGCCAGGTCATGCAGATCGAAATGATGGTCGCTGACTTCGAGCGCATGGCTGCCGAGCTCGACCAGCAGATCGAAATCGAACAGAATAAGACTGGCATTTCGGATGTGGCGCACTTCGCCTATTCCACCTTTGCCAAGGCTGCATTGCAGCGCCGGGACAATCTGCTTGCCTCCGCCAACGACATGCGCGGCAAGCTCGAAACCGCCCAGGACGAACTGGCCGAGGCGCTCGAGGATCTCAAGAAGGTCGAACTGCTCGACCAGCGCGAACATCAGCGTGAACGCGATGAGCAGAACAAGCTCGAACAGGAAGGCTACGACGAAGTCGCCCGCCTGCGCCATCGCGGCAGATAG
- a CDS encoding histidine phosphotransferase family protein yields MADIIELKATDLAAMLCSRVCHDLINPIGAIGNGLEVLADPNQGEMAGDARELIANAAKQSRAKLEFARLAYGASSTSGTDIDTRECERVARIQFDVEKADLDWQVPLILLPKHKAKLFMNMLLIAAGSVPRGGTVTARIIGAAGEERFEFTSKSDPEKRQKTLVPSGAAGLLSGMPEEGFVDARGIQPFYTGLLARMTDMEINIGLENDQFFFTAVPKAKDAEVAPAAADAPAATTPDAPDASATSGE; encoded by the coding sequence ATGGCCGATATTATTGAGCTCAAGGCAACCGATCTCGCGGCCATGCTCTGCTCCAGAGTCTGCCACGACCTCATCAACCCCATCGGCGCGATCGGGAACGGTCTGGAAGTTCTGGCCGACCCCAATCAGGGCGAGATGGCTGGCGATGCGCGTGAGTTGATCGCCAATGCCGCCAAGCAGAGCCGCGCCAAGCTCGAGTTTGCCCGCCTCGCCTATGGCGCGTCCTCGACCTCCGGTACCGACATCGACACGCGTGAATGCGAGCGCGTCGCCCGCATCCAGTTCGATGTCGAAAAGGCAGATCTCGACTGGCAGGTGCCGCTGATCCTGCTGCCCAAGCACAAGGCCAAGCTGTTCATGAACATGCTGCTGATCGCAGCCGGTTCGGTGCCGCGTGGTGGCACGGTGACCGCCAGGATCATCGGGGCGGCCGGCGAAGAGCGTTTCGAGTTCACCTCGAAGAGCGATCCGGAAAAGCGTCAGAAGACGCTCGTGCCGTCGGGCGCAGCTGGCCTCCTCTCCGGCATGCCGGAAGAAGGCTTTGTCGACGCGCGCGGCATCCAGCCTTTCTACACGGGCCTGCTCGCCCGCATGACCGACATGGAAATCAACATCGGCCTCGAGAACGACCAGTTCTTCTTCACAGCCGTCCCCAAGGCCAAGGATGCTGAAGTCGCGCCGGCGGCCGCAGACGCTCCCGCAGCGACCACCCCGGACGCTCCGGATGCGTCCGCCACGTCGGGCGAATGA
- a CDS encoding response regulator produces the protein MRSCLIVDDSSVVRKVARRILEDLDYIVDEAEDGQEAFEKCRQEMPDAILLDWSMPIMGGLEFLKLLRAFVGGEKPRVIYCTVENDIGAVAMALRAGADDYMMKPFDRVLLEAKFEQVAAA, from the coding sequence ATGCGCAGCTGCCTGATCGTTGACGATTCCAGTGTCGTGCGCAAAGTGGCCCGTCGCATCCTCGAAGACCTCGACTATATCGTCGATGAAGCCGAGGACGGCCAGGAGGCCTTTGAAAAGTGCCGGCAGGAAATGCCGGACGCCATCCTGCTCGACTGGAGCATGCCCATCATGGGCGGGCTGGAATTTCTCAAGCTTCTCCGCGCCTTCGTTGGTGGCGAAAAGCCCCGTGTCATTTACTGCACTGTCGAAAACGACATCGGCGCCGTCGCCATGGCCCTCAGGGCGGGCGCCGATGATTACATGATGAAGCCCTTCGACCGGGTGCTGCTCGAAGCCAAGTTCGAGCAGGTCGCGGCTGCCTGA